A portion of the Parasedimentitalea marina genome contains these proteins:
- a CDS encoding ABC transporter ATP-binding protein encodes MTVQKILSLNALSKRFGSVVANDAVNLELHRGEVLALLGENGAGKTTLMNMLFGHYMPDGGSIDVASPNGEMQPLTLGHPQAALSAGIGMVHQHFTLAENLSALDNITLGSEPLFSLRRDRAGARAKVQGIMDRTGLTAPLDTPVGRLSVGERQRVEILKALYRDARILVLDEPTAVLTPQEADTLFENIGAMTRDGLAVIFISHKLREVLAFSHRIAVLRHGTKVGEIATSEADERVIARMMVGEDTPAPTRDAMTPGAPVLTLTGLGIRDAAARDSLTDVNLTVHAHEILGIAGVSGNGQSALAAVISGLRRPDSGSIQVDGVAILNPDPKVMIKAGVGRIPEDRHHDGIVGAMSVAENMVIERLDDPAVQTNGLLNRSAIEANAETLSQSYDVRGPGITARAQLLSGGNIQKLILARVFEQNARLILANQPIRGLDMGAAAEVSRRLLEARAAGAGVLLISEDLDEILGLADRIMVIHDGQLTEVTSRNREDIGLKMAGEQI; translated from the coding sequence ATGACCGTACAAAAAATTCTCTCCTTAAACGCGCTGTCCAAGCGGTTTGGCTCTGTGGTGGCCAATGATGCCGTCAATCTTGAATTGCATCGCGGCGAAGTTCTGGCCCTGTTGGGTGAAAACGGCGCGGGCAAGACAACGCTGATGAACATGCTGTTTGGCCACTACATGCCCGACGGTGGCAGTATTGATGTGGCGTCACCAAACGGCGAGATGCAGCCGCTGACCCTCGGCCATCCGCAGGCGGCCTTGTCGGCGGGTATTGGCATGGTGCACCAGCACTTTACCCTGGCGGAAAACCTGTCAGCGCTGGACAATATCACCCTTGGTTCCGAGCCGCTGTTTTCACTGCGCCGTGACCGGGCGGGCGCGCGCGCTAAGGTGCAGGGGATCATGGATCGCACCGGGTTGACTGCGCCACTGGACACGCCGGTTGGCAGGCTGTCGGTGGGCGAACGTCAGCGGGTTGAGATCCTCAAGGCGCTGTACCGCGATGCCCGTATTCTGGTGCTGGACGAACCCACCGCCGTGCTGACTCCGCAAGAGGCCGATACCCTGTTTGAAAACATCGGCGCCATGACCCGCGACGGGCTGGCGGTGATCTTTATCTCGCATAAACTGCGCGAAGTGCTGGCATTCTCTCACCGCATCGCGGTGCTGCGCCACGGTACAAAAGTCGGCGAGATCGCCACCTCGGAGGCGGATGAACGGGTCATTGCCCGGATGATGGTGGGCGAGGATACGCCTGCACCAACACGGGACGCGATGACACCCGGCGCACCGGTTCTGACATTGACGGGCCTTGGCATTCGAGACGCGGCGGCGCGTGACAGTCTGACCGATGTGAACCTGACCGTGCATGCCCATGAAATCCTTGGCATTGCAGGGGTTTCGGGCAACGGTCAATCGGCGTTGGCAGCTGTTATTTCCGGATTGCGCCGACCAGACAGCGGCAGCATTCAGGTCGACGGCGTTGCTATCCTGAACCCAGATCCCAAAGTCATGATCAAAGCTGGCGTAGGCCGCATCCCCGAAGACCGCCACCACGACGGCATTGTCGGCGCCATGTCGGTGGCTGAAAACATGGTCATTGAACGGCTGGACGACCCCGCAGTGCAAACCAATGGATTATTGAACCGCAGCGCAATTGAGGCCAACGCTGAAACGCTTAGCCAATCTTATGACGTGCGCGGCCCCGGCATTACCGCCCGCGCCCAGCTGTTGTCTGGCGGCAATATCCAAAAACTCATCTTGGCTCGGGTGTTTGAACAAAACGCCCGGCTGATCCTGGCCAACCAACCGATCCGAGGCCTCGACATGGGCGCCGCCGCCGAGGTCAGCCGCCGCCTTCTCGAGGCGCGGGCAGCTGGGGCCGGGGTGCTGCTGATATCTGAGGATCTGGATGAAATTCTGGGGCTGGCGGACCGCATCATGGTGATCCACGATGGGCAGCTGACCGAAGTTACCAGCCGCAACCGCGAAGACATTGGCCTGAAAATGGCAGGAGAGCAGATATGA
- a CDS encoding ABC transporter permease, translating into MRIEPRTAPGRLMTLGVPVLSAVIALALAAIPLALAGADITLAYAEMVKGVFGSVFAFSEMLTRATPLMFTGLAAALAFRAKLWNIGAEGQLYLGAMAAVAIGAGAVDIPGIFLIPLIIILGAAAGAAGMAVPALLKTRFGADEVVTTLLLNFIILIFVQMMLEGALKDPMSLGWPQSAPVLDQGMLPQLMPRMRVHSGLILALVLAGIAQFMLARSVWGFRLRAVGENAAAARHAGIGVNRSLFGVAILSGGLAGLAGVSEVAGLKGYLTADLSPGFGYTGIVVAMLAGLSPVGVVISALFIASVFVGADSMSRAMGVSSYLADLVVSMSLLCVLIGGFVARYRITRSTPTVGAA; encoded by the coding sequence ATTCGTATCGAGCCACGCACTGCGCCGGGCCGTTTAATGACGCTGGGCGTGCCGGTCTTGTCGGCGGTGATTGCGCTCGCTCTGGCCGCTATCCCGTTGGCATTGGCTGGGGCGGATATCACCCTGGCCTACGCCGAGATGGTCAAGGGCGTGTTTGGCTCGGTGTTTGCGTTTTCCGAAATGCTGACCCGCGCCACGCCTTTGATGTTCACTGGCCTTGCCGCTGCCTTGGCCTTTCGCGCCAAGCTGTGGAACATCGGCGCCGAGGGGCAGCTGTATCTGGGTGCCATGGCCGCCGTTGCCATTGGCGCGGGGGCAGTAGACATTCCGGGTATCTTCTTGATCCCGCTAATCATTATCCTGGGCGCCGCCGCTGGGGCGGCTGGCATGGCGGTGCCGGCGCTGTTGAAAACCCGTTTTGGCGCCGACGAGGTTGTGACGACCCTGTTGCTCAACTTCATCATCCTGATCTTTGTACAGATGATGTTAGAGGGCGCGTTGAAAGATCCCATGAGCCTGGGCTGGCCGCAGTCTGCTCCGGTGCTGGATCAGGGTATGTTGCCGCAATTGATGCCCCGGATGCGGGTGCACTCGGGGCTGATTCTGGCGCTGGTGCTGGCCGGCATTGCGCAGTTCATGCTGGCACGATCCGTTTGGGGGTTCCGCCTGCGCGCGGTTGGTGAAAACGCCGCTGCTGCGCGTCACGCCGGTATCGGCGTCAACCGCTCGCTGTTTGGTGTCGCGATCCTGTCCGGCGGTCTGGCCGGCCTGGCCGGCGTTAGCGAGGTTGCGGGGCTAAAGGGCTATCTGACCGCCGACCTGTCGCCCGGCTTTGGCTATACCGGCATCGTTGTTGCCATGCTGGCAGGCCTGTCACCGGTGGGCGTGGTGATCTCGGCGCTGTTCATCGCATCGGTGTTCGTTGGCGCCGACAGTATGAGCCGCGCTATGGGGGTCTCGTCTTACCTGGCGGATCTGGTGGTCTCAATGTCATTGCTCTGTGTGCTGATCGGCGGCTTTGTTGCGCGCTATCGCATCACCCGCAGCACGCCAACGGTGGGGGCAGCCTGA
- a CDS encoding ABC transporter permease, with protein MDILQILLSESFWAASLRIATPLIFGVLGALLCEKSGVLNLGIEGIFAAGAMCGWMAVWLGAGLWGGVLIAALAGAFFGLIHGILTVPLGLSQHVSGLGVTLFATSLSYFTYRTALPNVSSPPRIEPFRALDIPLLSDLPFLGPVVFQQTALTMLALGLVGLVWYVLNRTALGVALQAVGDNPDSVDAQGLSVYGLRIGAVMAGSALMALGGAFLTMSAFDAFFFGMVNGRGWICIALVIFASWKPGKALLGALLFGAFDALQVRLQTEVGAMVPGQVFLMAPYVLSIFALVIAARKAEYPRALLTPWFKGQR; from the coding sequence ATGGATATTCTGCAAATCCTGCTCAGCGAATCGTTCTGGGCCGCCTCGCTGCGCATCGCCACCCCGCTGATCTTTGGCGTGCTCGGCGCGCTGTTGTGCGAAAAATCAGGAGTGCTGAACCTTGGCATCGAGGGCATCTTTGCCGCCGGGGCCATGTGCGGCTGGATGGCCGTCTGGTTGGGCGCCGGTCTGTGGGGCGGAGTGCTGATTGCCGCCCTTGCCGGTGCGTTCTTTGGTCTGATCCACGGTATTCTGACGGTGCCGCTGGGCCTGTCGCAACATGTCTCCGGGCTGGGGGTGACCCTGTTTGCCACCTCGCTGAGCTATTTTACTTATCGCACTGCATTGCCCAATGTATCATCGCCGCCACGGATCGAACCCTTCCGGGCGCTGGATATCCCGCTGCTGTCGGATCTTCCGTTTCTTGGCCCGGTGGTATTCCAACAAACCGCACTGACCATGCTGGCTCTGGGGCTGGTGGGGCTGGTCTGGTATGTGCTGAACCGCACCGCGCTTGGCGTGGCTTTGCAGGCGGTGGGCGACAACCCCGACAGTGTCGACGCGCAGGGCCTGTCTGTCTACGGATTGCGCATCGGGGCCGTCATGGCCGGATCGGCGCTGATGGCGCTGGGAGGCGCGTTTCTGACCATGTCGGCCTTTGATGCGTTTTTCTTTGGCATGGTCAACGGGCGCGGCTGGATTTGCATCGCGCTGGTGATCTTTGCCAGCTGGAAGCCGGGTAAGGCGCTGCTGGGGGCACTTTTGTTCGGGGCTTTTGATGCGCTGCAAGTTCGCCTGCAGACCGAGGTTGGCGCCATGGTGCCGGGGCAGGTATTCTTGATGGCGCCTTATGTGCTGTCGATCTTTGCGCTGGTCATTGCCGCGCGCAAAGCGGAATATCCGCGTGCTTTGCTGACCCCTTGGTTCAAAGGCCAAAGGTAA
- a CDS encoding amidohydrolase family protein: MFDLILKNATLPDGRTGMDIACKGGMIASVEADISAEAQEVIDATGYLVSPPFVDPHFHMDATLSLGTPRMNTSGTLLEGIALWGELKPIQSVEDIVSRALRYCDLAVSMGIGAIRSHVDVCDDALTGVQALLEVRKQVAPYLDLQLVAFPQDGVLRDATAMENLIRALDMGVDVVGGIPHFERTMADGADSVRQLCEIAATRGLMVDMHCDESDDPHSRHIETLAYETQRLGLQGRVAGSHLTSMHSMDNYYVSKLIPLIAEAQVHAIPNPLINIMLQGRHDSYPKRRGQTRVPQLREAGITVGFGSDCVMDPWYSLGRADMLDVASMGLHVGQLSSRADMAWCFEAVTENSAKIMGLQGYGLTKGCAANMVLLQAQDPIEAIRLRATRLAVIRAGKVIARTAPQVTELTLPGRPTPLNPADYAPKQSS; the protein is encoded by the coding sequence ATGTTCGATCTGATCCTCAAAAACGCCACCCTGCCAGACGGTCGCACCGGAATGGATATCGCTTGCAAGGGCGGCATGATCGCATCCGTCGAGGCAGATATCTCTGCCGAGGCGCAAGAGGTGATCGACGCCACTGGCTACCTCGTCTCACCGCCTTTTGTGGACCCACATTTCCACATGGACGCGACCCTGTCGCTGGGCACGCCACGCATGAACACATCGGGCACATTGCTTGAGGGCATCGCCCTTTGGGGCGAGTTGAAGCCGATCCAAAGCGTTGAAGACATTGTCAGCCGCGCTCTGCGGTACTGTGATCTGGCGGTCTCTATGGGAATCGGGGCCATTCGCAGCCACGTGGATGTTTGCGATGATGCACTTACCGGGGTTCAGGCCCTGTTAGAGGTGCGCAAACAAGTGGCGCCCTATCTGGACCTGCAACTGGTGGCCTTTCCGCAAGATGGCGTGCTGCGCGATGCCACCGCGATGGAGAACCTAATCCGGGCGCTGGACATGGGCGTCGATGTGGTCGGCGGCATCCCGCATTTTGAACGCACCATGGCAGACGGTGCCGATTCGGTGCGCCAGCTGTGTGAAATTGCTGCAACGCGCGGCTTGATGGTGGACATGCACTGCGACGAAAGCGACGATCCGCATAGCCGCCATATCGAAACTTTGGCCTATGAAACGCAGCGCTTAGGACTGCAGGGCAGGGTGGCCGGCTCGCATCTGACCTCGATGCATTCGATGGACAACTACTATGTCTCGAAACTGATCCCGCTGATCGCCGAGGCTCAGGTGCACGCCATCCCCAATCCGCTGATCAACATCATGCTGCAGGGGCGTCACGACAGCTATCCCAAACGTCGCGGCCAAACCCGGGTGCCGCAACTGCGCGAGGCCGGAATCACGGTTGGCTTTGGCTCGGATTGTGTGATGGACCCGTGGTACTCGCTGGGGCGCGCCGACATGCTGGATGTGGCCTCGATGGGGCTGCATGTGGGGCAATTGTCCAGCCGCGCCGATATGGCCTGGTGTTTTGAGGCTGTGACCGAAAACTCGGCCAAGATCATGGGGCTACAGGGTTACGGACTGACCAAGGGCTGTGCGGCCAACATGGTGCTGCTGCAGGCTCAGGACCCGATTGAGGCCATTCGCCTGCGCGCCACCCGTCTGGCAGTCATCCGCGCTGGCAAGGTGATTGCCCGCACTGCGCCACAGGTCACCGAATTGACGCTACCCGGCAGGCCGACGCCACTGAACCCGGCCGATTATGCACCAAAGCAGTCCAGTTGA
- a CDS encoding DeoR/GlpR family DNA-binding transcription regulator, with protein sequence MWKNQRHQRIFRRLEELQSVTTDDLVEDLSVSRETVRRDLLDMEALGLLRRVHGGAVSADAHSEPPLHVRSSLHVKEKQSIARAACDLITDHKVIFFDTGSTTISLARQLATIHGLHVISNSLEAASRLQKDFDANRISSRVTLLGGSLTAFDFATAGQQTLRQISRIQADIAFVSPTAIDPEHGAVNAAESEAEVALAMLENSRESVVLADAAKFSTSGNYRYCRFEQMDALVTDAQIRKQADLVQSVTERVKRLIIAA encoded by the coding sequence ATGTGGAAAAACCAACGACACCAAAGAATATTCAGACGCCTCGAAGAGCTGCAAAGCGTCACCACCGATGATCTGGTCGAAGATCTGTCGGTATCGCGTGAAACGGTGCGCCGGGACCTGCTGGATATGGAGGCCCTGGGCCTGTTGCGGCGGGTACATGGCGGCGCGGTGTCTGCGGATGCCCATTCAGAACCCCCGTTACATGTGCGCTCCAGCTTGCACGTCAAGGAAAAGCAGTCGATTGCCCGGGCCGCCTGTGATCTGATCACCGATCACAAGGTGATCTTTTTTGACACCGGCAGCACGACCATTTCCCTGGCCCGGCAACTGGCAACAATTCACGGATTGCATGTTATTTCGAATTCGCTGGAGGCGGCAAGCCGCCTGCAGAAAGACTTTGACGCCAATCGCATTTCCAGCCGGGTGACTTTACTGGGGGGCAGCCTGACCGCGTTTGATTTTGCCACGGCGGGACAACAGACATTGCGTCAGATCTCGCGCATTCAGGCAGATATTGCCTTTGTTTCGCCCACTGCAATCGACCCTGAGCATGGCGCCGTGAATGCCGCCGAATCCGAGGCCGAGGTTGCCCTGGCAATGCTGGAAAACAGTCGCGAGAGTGTGGTGTTGGCGGATGCCGCCAAATTCTCGACCAGTGGCAATTATCGTTATTGCCGGTTTGAGCAGATGGATGCGCTGGTGACGGATGCCCAAATTCGCAAGCAAGCGGACCTGGTGCAAAGTGTAACCGAGCGGGTCAAACGACTGATTATCGCGGCATGA
- a CDS encoding inositol monophosphatase family protein — protein sequence MTNTRIVSQSTVDFASYLADQARLVSLPGFRKDVEIVKKNDLSPVTEIDRNVESFVREMVKKTYPTHGFLGEEFGSLNLDAEELWVVDPIDGTRSFITGWPIWGTLLAKLNGGNPEIGLIDMPAIRERWLGICGKTCTFEDSSGARHDCRVSTCETLAQARFYTTNILYFDADDRVKIETLLQSAAVPRFGGDCYSYGLLASGHVDLVVEAKLEPYDYFALIPVVESAGGVITDWSGNPLHQASDGRVIAAATPQLHQAALEILQQI from the coding sequence ATGACCAACACGCGCATCGTATCGCAAAGCACTGTGGATTTCGCCAGCTATCTGGCCGATCAAGCCAGGCTGGTTTCGCTGCCAGGATTTCGCAAAGATGTTGAAATCGTCAAGAAAAATGACCTTAGCCCCGTCACCGAGATCGATCGGAACGTCGAATCATTTGTGCGCGAGATGGTGAAAAAGACCTATCCGACACATGGGTTTTTAGGCGAGGAATTTGGCTCACTTAACCTGGACGCCGAGGAATTGTGGGTTGTGGATCCGATCGATGGAACCCGCAGTTTTATCACCGGCTGGCCCATTTGGGGCACGCTTCTGGCCAAACTTAATGGCGGAAACCCCGAGATTGGCCTGATCGATATGCCGGCGATTCGGGAAAGGTGGCTGGGTATTTGTGGAAAAACTTGTACATTTGAGGACAGCAGCGGGGCCAGACACGATTGCCGGGTTTCAACCTGTGAGACACTGGCCCAGGCACGGTTCTACACCACCAACATCCTGTACTTTGACGCCGACGACCGGGTCAAAATTGAGACGTTGCTGCAGTCAGCGGCAGTGCCGCGGTTTGGCGGCGATTGCTATTCCTACGGGCTGCTTGCCTCGGGTCATGTGGATTTGGTGGTAGAGGCAAAACTGGAGCCTTACGACTATTTCGCCCTCATCCCCGTTGTCGAGAGCGCCGGCGGTGTTATTACCGATTGGTCCGGAAACCCATTGCATCAGGCCTCGGACGGACGGGTGATTGCCGCAGCAACACCGCAATTACACCAGGCTGCGCTGGAAATACTGCAACAGATCTGA
- a CDS encoding putative 2-aminoethylphosphonate ABC transporter substrate-binding protein — translation MKLKVSTLTSLVAGAFLATSVSAETELTVYTAVEAEDLARYAETFNKTNPDIKINWVRDSTGIITAKLLAERDNPQADVVWGLAATSLLLLKAEGMLEAYAPAGVEQLDAKFVDGDNPPAWVGMDAWVASVCYNTVEAEKAGLTPPTSWQDLTDPQYAGHLIMPNPNSSGTGFLDVSSWLQIFGEEGGWEYMDALHNNIARYTHSGSKPCKLAAAGEIPIGISFAFRGAKSKAAGAPLDIIVPSEGVGWDMEATAIVAGTANLEAAQKLVDFTVTQGANEMYNTGYAVVAYPGVAKPVEHFPAGLLDAMIDNDFEFAANNRAAILSEWQSRYDGKSDPK, via the coding sequence ATGAAACTCAAGGTATCAACTCTCACATCTCTGGTCGCGGGTGCGTTCCTGGCGACATCGGTATCGGCCGAGACAGAGCTGACCGTTTATACCGCAGTCGAGGCCGAGGATCTGGCCCGCTATGCGGAAACGTTCAACAAGACAAACCCGGACATCAAAATCAACTGGGTGCGCGATTCGACTGGTATTATTACTGCTAAACTGCTGGCCGAGCGTGACAACCCGCAGGCTGATGTGGTCTGGGGATTGGCCGCAACTTCGCTGCTGCTGCTCAAAGCCGAAGGCATGCTGGAAGCTTATGCACCTGCCGGTGTTGAACAGCTGGACGCCAAGTTTGTGGATGGCGACAATCCACCCGCATGGGTTGGCATGGATGCCTGGGTGGCGTCTGTTTGCTACAACACTGTAGAGGCCGAAAAGGCTGGTCTGACACCGCCAACATCCTGGCAGGACCTGACCGACCCACAGTATGCCGGTCACCTTATCATGCCGAATCCGAACTCCTCGGGTACGGGCTTTCTGGATGTGTCCAGCTGGTTGCAGATCTTCGGTGAAGAAGGCGGCTGGGAGTATATGGACGCGCTGCACAACAATATCGCGCGCTATACCCACTCTGGTTCCAAGCCTTGTAAACTGGCGGCAGCTGGTGAAATCCCAATCGGTATTTCCTTTGCCTTCCGCGGTGCCAAATCCAAAGCGGCCGGCGCACCACTGGATATCATCGTGCCAAGCGAAGGTGTTGGCTGGGACATGGAGGCCACTGCGATTGTAGCAGGAACCGCCAATCTGGAAGCCGCGCAGAAACTGGTTGATTTCACAGTCACGCAGGGTGCCAACGAGATGTACAACACCGGTTATGCGGTTGTTGCCTATCCTGGAGTTGCCAAGCCGGTCGAGCACTTCCCCGCCGGTCTGCTGGATGCCATGATCGACAACGATTTCGAGTTTGCGGCCAACAACCGCGCTGCGATCCTGTCCGAATGGCAGTCGCGCTACGACGGCAAGTCGGATCCTAAGTAA
- a CDS encoding putative 2-aminoethylphosphonate ABC transporter ATP-binding protein codes for MTHIASGDLYLSISNLWKAFGEFLALKDISLDINEGEFICFLGPSGCGKTTLLRAIAGLDLQTKGAVLQDGKDVSNLPPSERDFGIVFQSYALFPNLTIEKNIAFGLENTGRGKAEITARVSELLELVGLPDQGSKYPAQLSGGQQQRIALARAIATKPGLLLLDEPLSALDAKVRVHLRHEIKELQRKLGVTTVMVTHDQEEALTMADRIVVMNQGVIEQVGSPTEIYREPANLFVADFIGEMNQITSAVAANGDLSLGSTAFSCIAHDFAQGSQVVAAIRPEDIIPHEAGYQPGADNSNCIEVQLEEMEFLGSFWRCHLRNEGFGNSELIADFSINAVRRLELASGKPMIVELPEDRLMAFAQPEAN; via the coding sequence GTGACGCATATAGCATCTGGTGATCTCTACCTGAGCATCTCTAACCTTTGGAAAGCCTTTGGCGAATTCCTTGCCCTCAAGGACATTTCGTTAGACATCAATGAAGGTGAATTCATTTGTTTCCTTGGGCCATCTGGCTGCGGAAAAACCACCCTGCTGCGGGCGATTGCCGGGCTGGATCTGCAAACCAAGGGGGCGGTCCTGCAAGATGGCAAAGACGTGTCGAACCTGCCTCCGTCGGAACGCGACTTTGGCATTGTGTTTCAGTCTTACGCCCTATTCCCCAACCTGACGATTGAGAAAAACATCGCCTTTGGTCTGGAAAACACTGGTCGTGGTAAGGCTGAAATTACAGCCAGGGTCAGTGAATTGCTTGAACTGGTCGGACTGCCAGATCAGGGCAGTAAATACCCGGCGCAGCTGTCCGGCGGGCAGCAGCAGCGGATCGCGCTGGCGCGGGCTATTGCCACCAAACCGGGGCTGTTGCTGCTGGACGAACCCCTGTCGGCACTTGATGCCAAGGTGCGGGTGCATTTGCGTCATGAAATCAAGGAACTACAGCGTAAACTGGGGGTGACCACCGTGATGGTGACCCATGACCAGGAAGAGGCGCTGACCATGGCTGACCGCATCGTGGTGATGAACCAGGGCGTGATCGAGCAAGTCGGATCTCCCACCGAAATCTATCGCGAGCCGGCCAATCTGTTTGTGGCCGACTTTATCGGTGAAATGAACCAGATAACCTCTGCTGTTGCGGCGAATGGGGATTTGTCACTGGGTTCGACCGCATTTTCCTGCATTGCGCATGACTTTGCTCAGGGCAGTCAAGTGGTTGCGGCTATCCGCCCCGAGGACATCATCCCCCATGAGGCCGGATATCAGCCCGGCGCTGATAACAGCAATTGCATCGAAGTGCAGTTAGAGGAAATGGAATTCCTCGGGTCTTTCTGGCGTTGCCATCTGCGCAACGAAGGCTTTGGCAACTCCGAGCTTATCGCGGATTTTTCAATCAACGCAGTGCGTCGTCTGGAACTGGCTTCCGGTAAGCCGATGATCGTTGAACTGCCCGAGGATCGCCTGATGGCCTTTGCCCAGCCGGAGGCAAACTGA
- a CDS encoding putative 2-aminoethylphosphonate ABC transporter permease subunit, with translation MSSQTTDLTKMPPGPVIKGKLSRDDIVMRGGMIVIALYLIVTLAFPLYAMLSKSFSTYRFELSQYEMQVSDQDGVFDGTILNPVDLNAATGAFDTSDLSTGSDGRLPVAKLFPDFSFRSPVMYQIRNAQPGGRFLVGSTLHDEDTWLELDSNNFRRVQLRPMKSTGFDNFVNYFSTPALSNSIKNSLVIAVISTVITVTLAFWFAYALNRSCMKFKGVFRLIAMAPILVPSLLPGIALVYLFGNQGMLKELLFGASIYGPIGIVIGSVFFTFPHAFLIISTALAISDARLYEAAVSLRASPWRTFWTVTIPSARYGLISAGFVVFNLVITDFGLPKVIGGQFNMLAVDIYKQVIGQQNFEMGAVVSVVLIVPAIFAFALDRYVQSKQVATLSARSVPFQPSPDAKMDRIFLIYSSLVAVFIVGILAVCQFAALIKFWPYDLSLSLNNYQFDKMDGGGWASYFNSIKLGLITAVVGTAVIFFGAYLVEKSNGFRVGRSLFQMIAMLPMAIPGMVLGLAYIFFFNNPANPLNWIYGTMAILVISAVTHFYTVSHLTAVTALKQMDREFESVSASLKQPTMKLFSRVTVPVCLPAVLDISIYLFVNAMTTVSAVVFLYSPKTSLASIAVLNMDDAGDIAPAAAMGMMIFYTNAGARIIHLILSKGVLARTQAWRAR, from the coding sequence ATGAGCAGCCAGACCACTGACCTCACCAAAATGCCGCCCGGTCCGGTGATCAAGGGCAAGCTTAGCCGGGATGACATTGTCATGCGCGGCGGCATGATCGTGATTGCGCTGTATCTGATTGTGACACTGGCTTTCCCGCTCTACGCAATGCTGTCAAAGTCCTTCTCGACCTATCGGTTTGAGCTGTCGCAATATGAAATGCAGGTGTCAGATCAGGACGGTGTGTTTGATGGCACGATATTGAACCCGGTAGATCTGAATGCCGCCACAGGTGCATTTGACACCAGTGACCTCAGTACTGGATCAGATGGCCGCCTGCCTGTCGCCAAGTTGTTCCCTGACTTCAGTTTCCGCAGCCCGGTGATGTACCAGATCCGCAATGCGCAGCCCGGTGGCCGGTTCCTGGTCGGGTCCACTCTGCATGACGAAGACACCTGGCTGGAACTGGACAGCAATAATTTCCGCCGAGTTCAATTGCGGCCGATGAAATCAACAGGCTTTGACAACTTCGTCAATTATTTCTCGACGCCGGCCCTGTCAAATTCGATCAAGAACTCGCTGGTCATTGCTGTCATCAGTACGGTGATCACAGTGACGCTGGCCTTCTGGTTTGCCTATGCGCTGAACCGCAGCTGTATGAAGTTCAAAGGTGTGTTCCGACTGATCGCCATGGCACCGATCCTGGTGCCGTCGCTGCTGCCCGGTATCGCGCTGGTCTATCTGTTCGGCAATCAGGGCATGCTCAAAGAGCTGCTGTTTGGCGCCAGTATTTATGGTCCCATCGGCATCGTTATCGGCTCGGTGTTCTTCACCTTTCCGCATGCCTTCCTGATCATCTCAACCGCGCTGGCGATATCTGACGCCCGCCTGTACGAAGCCGCGGTGTCGCTGCGCGCCTCGCCCTGGCGTACCTTCTGGACTGTTACCATCCCCAGCGCCCGTTATGGTCTGATCTCGGCGGGGTTTGTGGTGTTCAACTTGGTGATCACCGACTTTGGTCTGCCCAAAGTGATCGGCGGTCAGTTCAATATGCTGGCAGTGGACATCTATAAGCAGGTGATCGGCCAGCAGAACTTTGAAATGGGCGCCGTGGTCTCGGTGGTGCTGATTGTGCCGGCGATCTTTGCCTTCGCACTGGATCGCTATGTGCAAAGCAAACAGGTGGCAACACTGTCGGCGCGCTCGGTGCCGTTCCAGCCCAGCCCAGATGCCAAAATGGACCGGATCTTTCTGATTTATTCCAGCCTTGTGGCCGTGTTCATCGTTGGTATCCTGGCGGTCTGTCAATTTGCAGCCCTGATCAAGTTCTGGCCCTATGACCTGTCCTTAAGCCTGAACAATTATCAGTTCGACAAGATGGATGGCGGCGGTTGGGCGTCGTATTTCAACTCGATCAAACTGGGGTTGATCACCGCTGTCGTCGGCACCGCAGTGATCTTTTTCGGCGCCTATCTCGTTGAGAAGTCCAACGGCTTTCGGGTGGGGCGCTCGCTGTTCCAGATGATCGCGATGCTGCCGATGGCGATCCCCGGAATGGTACTGGGCCTGGCCTACATCTTCTTCTTCAACAATCCTGCCAATCCGTTGAACTGGATCTATGGCACCATGGCCATTCTGGTGATCTCGGCTGTCACTCACTTTTACACGGTATCCCACCTGACGGCGGTGACGGCCTTGAAACAGATGGACCGCGAGTTTGAATCGGTCTCGGCCTCGTTGAAGCAACCAACCATGAAGCTGTTCAGCCGCGTGACGGTGCCGGTCTGCCTGCCGGCGGTGCTGGATATCTCGATCTATCTGTTCGTCAATGCCATGACCACGGTGTCGGCGGTGGTGTTCCTGTATTCACCCAAAACCTCGCTCGCCTCGATCGCGGTTCTGAACATGGATGACGCAGGCGATATCGCTCCGGCGGCGGCGATGGGGATGATGATCTTTTACACCAACGCAGGCGCGCGCATTATTCACCTGATCCTGTCCAAGGGTGTTTTGGCGCGTACCCAGGCCTGGCGCGCGCGCTAA